From Paenibacillus sp. PK3_47, the proteins below share one genomic window:
- a CDS encoding flagellar basal body-associated FliL family protein → MKKMLPWLITILLAVTLIVVAAFLLMDKIFPSETNDVTAAVQNVEAKHLSADEIVELTAEITDIKTNLADPDYIVLINFAFQLDSATAKEDFEKIKAIKIKPLIIKVLADTKPEELNGANGKDQLSSRLVNMINKTLTEGKLTQIEVTNFILTTI, encoded by the coding sequence ATGAAAAAGATGCTGCCATGGCTCATCACGATTTTACTCGCGGTTACACTGATCGTAGTTGCCGCATTTTTATTGATGGACAAAATATTTCCGAGTGAAACAAATGATGTCACCGCTGCTGTACAGAATGTGGAAGCCAAGCACCTCAGCGCGGATGAGATCGTTGAATTGACTGCGGAAATCACCGACATCAAAACTAATCTTGCCGACCCCGATTATATCGTTTTAATAAATTTCGCTTTCCAGCTGGACAGTGCAACGGCTAAGGAAGATTTCGAGAAGATCAAGGCTATCAAAATCAAGCCGCTGATTATTAAGGTGCTGGCCGACACCAAACCGGAGGAGCTTAACGGAGCTAACGGAAAAGACCAGCTTAGCAGCAGGCTTGTGAATATGATCAATAAGACTTTGACCGAAGGCAAACTGACCCAGATTGAAGTGACCAACTTCATTTTGACTACAATTTAA
- a CDS encoding flagellar FlbD family protein produces the protein MISVTRLNGAPMWLNALLVEMVEESPDTYVTLVTGKRLIVLEKADEVIAKIRDYNRDIGTYAATIKVQSMEELS, from the coding sequence ATGATTTCGGTAACACGTTTGAACGGGGCGCCCATGTGGCTGAATGCCCTGCTGGTAGAAATGGTAGAGGAAAGTCCGGATACCTACGTAACACTCGTAACAGGAAAAAGACTCATTGTGCTTGAAAAGGCTGATGAAGTCATCGCAAAAATCCGGGATTATAACAGGGACATAGGCACATATGCTGCCACCATTAAAGTCCAATCAATGGAGGAGCTTTCATGA